The following are encoded together in the Glycine soja cultivar W05 chromosome 5, ASM419377v2, whole genome shotgun sequence genome:
- the LOC114412224 gene encoding light-harvesting complex-like protein 3 isotype 2, chloroplastic, whose product MQMQSMSTTMASFSPPTHFSATPSSSKPRLVYKNNFFFSLRSRSLSLSPLKAAASENGVGTAVEPPPEQAVPVPEPSLPPVDNSSVGTNGSAVAVESEVVKVQSSFVDPRWVAGTWDLKQFQKNGTTDWDAVIDAEARRRKWLEDNPESSSNENPVVFDTSIVPWWAWMKRFHLPEAELLNGRAAMIGFFMAYFVDSLTGVGLVDQMSNFFCKTLLFVAVLGVLLIRKNEDLENLKKLFDETTLYDKQWQATWQDENSSTSKNE is encoded by the exons ATGCAAATGCAAAGCATGTCAACCACCATGGCTTCGTTTTCTCCTCCGACCCATTTCTCAGCCACTCCTTCTTCCTCGAAACCCCGTCTTGTCTACAAGAAcaactttttcttctctctcaggTCGAGGagtctttctctctctcccttgAAGGCTGCTGCTTCTGAGAACGGCGTCGGGACCGCCGTGGAGCCTCCGCCGGAGCAGGCCGTGCCGGTGCCGGAGCCTTCTCTGCCTCCGGTGGACAATAGTTCTGTGGGGACCAATGGGTCTGCTGTTGCGGTTGAGAGTGAGGTGGTTAAGGTTCAAAGTAGTTTCGTGGATCCGAGGTGGGTTGCAGGAACATGGGATTTGAAGCAGTTTCAGAAAAATGGAACCACCGATTGGGATGCTGTTATTGATGCTG AGGCTAGAAGGAGAAAATGGCTCGAGGATAACCCGGAATCATCCAGCAATGAAAATCCTGTAGTTTTTGACACCTCCATCGTACCTTGGTGGGCATGGATGAAAAGGTTCCATCTCCCTGAAGCTGAACTACTCAATG GCCGTGCTGCGATGATAGGGTTCTTTATGGCGTATTTTGTTGATAGTTTGACAGGAGTAGGTCTAGTTGATCAAATGAGCAACTTCTTTTGCAAAACTCTGCTGTTCGTAGCAGTGTTGGGAGTACTTCTGATCCGAAAGAACGAGGACCTTGAAAACCTTAAGAAGCTATTTGATGAGACTACATTATATGACAAGCAATGGCAAGCAACTTGGCAGGATGAGAATTCAAGCACTTCCAAAAATGAGTAG
- the LOC114412223 gene encoding glutamate dehydrogenase 2-like: MNALAATNRNFQRAARILGLDSKLEKSLLIPFREVKVECTIPKDDGTLVSYVGFRIQHDNARGPMKGGIRYHPEVDPDEVNALAQLMTWKTAVADIPYGGAKGGIGCNPRDLSISELERLTRVFTQKIHDLIGIQRDVPAPDMGTNAQTMAWILDEYSKFHGHSPAVVTGKPIDLGGSLGREAATGLGVVFATEALFAEYGKSISDHTFIIQGFGNVGTWAAKSIFERGGKVIAVSDISGAIKNPNGIDIPALLKHKDGNGGVLKDFPGAEAMDPNELLLHECDVLIPCALGGVLNKENAVDVKAKFVIEAANHPTDPDADEILSKKGVIILPDIYANAGGVTVSYFEWVQNIQGFMWEEEKVNHELKKYMTRSFRDIKAMCKIHNCDLRMGAFTLGVNRVARATLLRGWEA, encoded by the exons ATGAACGCTCTTGCAGCCACCAACCGCAACTTTCAACGTGCAGCTCGCATTCTTGGTTTGGATTCCAAGCTTGAGAAGAGCCTCCTCATACCCTTCAGAGAAGTCAAA GTTGAATGCACGATTCCAAAGGATGATGGAACTCTGGTTTCCTATGTGGGATTCAGGATCCAACATGATAATGCTCGTGGTCCTATGAAGGGAGGGATTCGTTATCATCCCGAG GTTGACCCTGATGAAGTGAATGCTCTAGCTCAGCTGATGACCTGGAAGACTGCTGTAGCAGACATTCCCTATGGAGGAGCAAAGGGTGGGATTGGCTGCAACCCAAGGGATCTGAGTATCAGTGAGTTAGAACGTCTAACTCGGGTTTTCACCCAAAAGATTCATGATCTCATTGGCATTCAGAGGGATGTTCCTGCCCCTGATATGGGAACTAATGCTCAG ACCATGGCATGGATTCTCGATGAGTATTCAAAGTTTCATGGGCATTCACCTGCAGTTGTGACAGGGAAGCCTATT GATCTTGGAGGTTCGTTGGGGAGGGAGGCTGCCACAGGTCTCGGAGTGGTTTTTGCAACTGAGGCTTTATTTGCTGAATATGGGAAGTCAATTTCTGATCACACATTTATCATCCAG GGCTTTGGAAATGTGGGCACGTGGGCTGCTAAGTCTATTTTTGAGAGGGGGGGAAAGGTGATTGCTGTGAGTGACATCAGTGGTGCTATCAAAAACCCAAATGGAATCGACATCCCCGCCCTTCTGAAACACAAGGATGGCAATGGTGGAGTCTTGAAGGACTTCCCAGGTGCAGAAGCAATGGATCCAAATGAATTGCTTCTTCATGAATGTGATGTTCTTATCCCTTGTGCCTTGGGTGGAGTTCTCAACAA GGAAAATGCTGTTGATGTGAAGGCAAAATTTGTTATAGAAGCAGCAAATCACCCCACTGACCCTGATGCAGATGAG ATCTTGTCTAAGAAAGGAGTCATTATATTACCTGATATTTATGCCAATGCTGGTGGAGTGACTGTGAGCTACTTTGAATGGGTTCAG AATATTCAAGGTTTCATGTGGGAGGAAGAAAAAGTAAACCATGAGCTGAAGAAGTACATGACCAGATCTTTCCGGGATATCAAGGCAATGTGTAAAATTCATAACTGTGACTTGCGAATGGGGGCCTTCACTCTAGGAGTGAACCGTGTTGCCCGTGCTACCCTTCTGAGGGGTTGGGAAGCTTAG